The following proteins come from a genomic window of Deltaproteobacteria bacterium:
- a CDS encoding inositol-3-phosphate synthase — MGTIRVGIIGVGNCASSLIQGIHYYRDKSADEAIGLMHWDLGGYLPHDIEVVAAFDIDRRKVGRDLADAIFAEPNCTTTFCKEIPHRGVRVQMGRILDGFSEHMRNYDDKYTFVLSREPEPDQQEVVRILRESGVEILLNYLPVGSEKATRFYAECALEAGIGFVNNIPVFIASNQEWAERFKEKRLPIIGDDIKSQVGATIVHRVLTDLFSKRGVKLERTYQLNTGGNTDFLNMLNRDRLLSKKKSKTEAVRSIAADQLDDENIHIGPSDYVAWQRDNKICFIRMEGKLFGDVPMHLDLRLSVEDSPNSAGVGIDAVRCCKLALDRGIGGVLYGPSAYFMKHPPRQYTDDEAYRLTEGFIEGIWGKRSDEMPDYRSRQRQQAVAEG, encoded by the coding sequence ATGGGCACTATCAGGGTAGGAATCATAGGTGTAGGGAACTGCGCCAGTTCTCTAATTCAGGGCATTCACTATTACCGAGACAAATCAGCTGATGAGGCTATAGGTTTGATGCACTGGGACCTTGGAGGCTACTTGCCACACGACATCGAGGTGGTTGCTGCTTTTGATATTGACCGACGGAAAGTTGGCAGAGATCTTGCGGATGCTATTTTTGCAGAACCCAATTGCACTACCACCTTTTGCAAAGAGATTCCTCACAGAGGTGTCAGGGTGCAAATGGGCCGCATTCTGGACGGATTTTCTGAACACATGCGCAACTATGACGACAAATACACTTTTGTGCTGTCCAGGGAACCTGAGCCTGATCAGCAAGAGGTGGTAAGGATTCTCAGAGAGAGCGGCGTCGAGATTCTGTTGAACTACCTGCCGGTGGGTTCAGAGAAGGCGACTCGATTTTATGCGGAATGTGCTCTGGAAGCAGGGATAGGGTTTGTCAACAATATTCCCGTTTTCATTGCCAGCAATCAGGAGTGGGCCGAGCGTTTCAAGGAGAAACGACTGCCCATTATTGGTGACGACATAAAATCACAGGTGGGGGCAACAATTGTCCATCGGGTGCTTACTGATCTTTTCAGCAAACGGGGAGTCAAGCTGGAGCGGACCTACCAGCTCAATACCGGAGGAAATACCGATTTTTTGAACATGCTCAACCGCGACCGGCTGCTGTCAAAGAAAAAGTCCAAAACCGAAGCTGTTCGATCGATTGCAGCTGATCAGCTCGACGATGAAAACATCCATATTGGTCCAAGTGATTATGTGGCCTGGCAGCGAGACAACAAAATATGCTTTATTCGCATGGAGGGCAAACTTTTCGGTGATGTTCCCATGCATTTAGACTTGCGCCTTTCTGTGGAAGATTCCCCCAATTCCGCCGGCGTTGGTATTGATGCTGTACGCTGCTGCAAGCTGGCACTGGATCGCGGCATCGGCGGGGTGCTTTACGGCCCTTCGGCCTATTTCATGAAGCATCCACCAAGACAGTACACTGATGACGAAGCCTACCGCCTCACAGAGGGCTTTATCGAAGGTATCTGGGGGAAGAGGAGCGATGAAATGCCTGATTATCGCAGCAGGCAGAGGCAGCAGGCTGTGGCGGAGGGGTAG
- a CDS encoding NTP transferase domain-containing protein: MKCLIIAAGRGSRLWRRGRCKPLVPVLGVPLIERVIRTASNTGVTDFYVVTGHEGECLRFFLSDLARRLPHIHIHSIENPDWQRGNGTSVLSAKDHLQEPFFLLMCDHLFDSAIMADLCRQPPPENEVILAVDYNVGRRHIKKEDVTRVASNNGRVRDIGKGLASYNGFDTGVFLCSSVIFEALEQNANNRAELNLTDGIRRLAAEGLVRAVDIGGKFWVDVDEPGDLLRAENELLKQVRHKPHDGMVARYVNRPLSVRISKRIARTSITPNQVTVLSFLLAVIGAAFFTIKGYLAMLLGGLLSQAASIVDGCDGELARLKYCESEYGGWLDAVLDRYADGMLLLALTWRAQSEVRPSLAFLVGFLAIIGSFLVSYTAGKYDALRQERLDSRLTFRIGRDLRIFIIFIGAFLNQAFLTLLAITVVMNLETIRRLRVFRRYLFN, from the coding sequence ATGAAATGCCTGATTATCGCAGCAGGCAGAGGCAGCAGGCTGTGGCGGAGGGGTAGGTGTAAGCCCCTTGTGCCGGTTCTGGGAGTCCCGCTTATCGAGCGGGTGATCCGCACTGCCAGCAACACAGGTGTCACTGATTTCTACGTTGTCACGGGCCACGAGGGGGAATGTTTGCGGTTCTTCCTCAGCGACCTGGCACGGCGGCTTCCTCACATTCACATCCACTCCATTGAAAATCCAGACTGGCAACGCGGCAACGGCACCTCTGTGCTGAGCGCCAAGGATCATCTTCAGGAGCCATTTTTCTTGTTGATGTGCGACCACCTGTTCGATTCTGCAATTATGGCTGACCTCTGCAGACAACCGCCTCCAGAGAACGAGGTCATCCTGGCGGTGGACTACAATGTTGGCAGGAGACACATAAAGAAAGAGGACGTTACTCGCGTCGCATCAAACAATGGCAGAGTGCGTGACATTGGCAAAGGGTTGGCCAGTTACAACGGTTTTGATACCGGTGTATTTCTTTGCAGTTCGGTGATATTCGAAGCGCTGGAGCAGAATGCCAATAACAGGGCGGAACTCAATCTCACGGACGGAATTCGGCGGCTGGCAGCTGAAGGTCTGGTCAGAGCAGTGGATATCGGCGGCAAGTTCTGGGTAGACGTTGATGAGCCTGGAGATCTGCTGAGAGCAGAGAATGAATTGCTTAAACAGGTGCGCCACAAACCCCATGACGGTATGGTGGCGAGATATGTCAATCGGCCGCTTTCTGTGAGGATTTCTAAACGGATTGCCAGGACTTCTATCACGCCAAATCAGGTTACTGTCCTGTCATTTCTCCTGGCGGTCATTGGGGCAGCATTTTTCACCATAAAAGGATATCTGGCCATGTTGCTTGGCGGCCTGCTGAGCCAGGCAGCTTCAATTGTTGACGGTTGCGACGGTGAACTGGCCAGACTGAAGTACTGCGAAAGCGAGTATGGCGGCTGGCTGGATGCCGTTCTGGACCGTTATGCGGATGGAATGCTGCTGCTCGCTTTAACCTGGCGAGCTCAGAGCGAGGTGAGGCCCAGTCTGGCCTTCCTGGTAGGTTTTCTGGCAATCATCGGCTCCTTCCTGGTGAGCTACACAGCCGGCAAGTACGACGCCCTCAGGCAGGAGCGCCTGGACAGCAGACTCACCTTCCGAATCGGTAGAGACCTGCGTATTTTCATCATTTTTATTGGCGCTTTTCTGAACCAGGCTTTCCTAACTTTGCTGGCCATCACTGTTGTCATGAATTTGGAAACTATTCGTCGTCTGAGAGTGTTTCGCAGATATCTGTTCAACTAG
- a CDS encoding rhomboid family intramembrane serine protease has translation MIPLHDTIESRNYPVVNVSIIAANVLVYWWQVGSGSELAQIIYTYGLVPARYSMPAIASYFSLPEQVFSFFSYMFLHGGFWHLLGNMWSLYIFGDNVEDRLGSVKYLVFYLLCGVASGLFHVAINYHSQVPTIGASGAIAGVMGAYFLLYPHSRILTLIPIFFLPYFIEIPAFVFLGFWFLFQFFSAAGTVAGGGGIAWWAHVGGFLFGILFLKIMEAIPVAGMASWQGPGLARKRSRRLQVVSTTGQPDSLDVYGRITITPREARFGTRKLISVPRGLQKSLLRVTVPPGSRGGTILRLAGMGKEGADGSRGDLYLKIVISEQEDAG, from the coding sequence ATGATTCCACTCCATGATACGATTGAGTCCAGGAACTATCCAGTAGTAAATGTGTCGATCATTGCAGCAAACGTCCTTGTCTACTGGTGGCAGGTGGGAAGCGGAAGTGAACTGGCCCAGATAATATATACCTATGGCCTGGTGCCGGCACGTTATTCTATGCCGGCCATAGCCTCCTATTTCAGCCTGCCGGAGCAAGTCTTCTCCTTTTTCTCGTACATGTTCCTTCATGGTGGTTTCTGGCACCTGCTGGGCAACATGTGGTCGCTCTACATCTTCGGTGATAACGTCGAAGACAGGCTTGGCTCTGTTAAATACCTTGTCTTTTATCTCCTTTGTGGAGTGGCATCCGGCCTTTTTCATGTGGCCATCAACTATCATTCCCAGGTTCCCACCATCGGAGCCAGCGGGGCCATAGCAGGCGTTATGGGAGCGTACTTTCTGCTCTATCCACACTCTAGAATTCTCACTTTGATTCCCATCTTTTTTCTGCCTTACTTTATAGAGATACCTGCCTTTGTTTTTCTGGGTTTCTGGTTTCTTTTTCAGTTTTTCAGCGCCGCAGGAACGGTTGCCGGTGGCGGTGGCATAGCCTGGTGGGCGCACGTGGGCGGCTTCCTCTTCGGCATCCTCTTCCTCAAGATAATGGAGGCCATACCAGTTGCTGGCATGGCGAGCTGGCAGGGTCCAGGCCTGGCAAGAAAAAGAAGTCGTCGTTTGCAAGTTGTCAGCACCACTGGACAGCCAGACTCCCTTGATGTCTATGGCCGAATTACCATCACGCCCAGGGAAGCGCGCTTCGGCACCAGGAAGCTCATTAGCGTCCCTCGAGGGTTGCAGAAAAGCCTCTTGAGAGTAACCGTGCCTCCGGGGTCGCGGGGCGGCACGATTCTCCGTTTGGCGGGCATGGGAAAAGAGGGTGCTGATGGCAGCAGGGGTGATCTCTATCTGAAGATCGTCATTTCTGAGCAGGAGGACGCCGGCTGA
- a CDS encoding GTP pyrophosphokinase gives MRKSQFLKKFNLYEEFARTDLNWDELVIIKNDYINNIDKIEVAAQYVAQRLERLKQVHTIRWRVKEPDHLLAKIIRRKAQEPSLVINPHNYQTIITDLAGVRALHLFKEDWQKIHSFIVNTWELIEKATANVCVGDHVEFIKKFKQKGCRIYQHPFGYRSVHYLVKFDYSKKESIPVEIQVRTVLEEAWSEMDHRIRYPYSGDAPALSPYLLLLNRLLGSADEMGSFIKLLKKEIDSNYQFQQYKPAEGRNLIKGLGNTVEALQLEGRAKALLEERVSSLEGYLSAVRAILTNSQGENSCTADVSRFPRTPPIEVNKIDLKQ, from the coding sequence ATGCGAAAATCACAATTCTTGAAAAAATTCAATCTGTACGAGGAGTTCGCCCGAACTGACTTGAACTGGGACGAGCTTGTCATCATCAAGAACGACTATATAAACAATATCGACAAGATAGAGGTTGCTGCTCAATACGTGGCCCAGAGGTTGGAACGGCTCAAGCAAGTCCACACCATACGATGGCGGGTCAAAGAGCCGGACCATTTGCTCGCCAAAATTATCAGGAGGAAAGCCCAGGAACCTTCCCTGGTCATAAATCCACACAACTACCAGACAATCATTACAGATCTTGCTGGTGTTAGAGCCCTGCACCTCTTCAAGGAAGATTGGCAGAAGATACATTCATTTATTGTCAACACCTGGGAACTTATAGAGAAGGCCACTGCCAACGTCTGTGTGGGAGACCACGTCGAGTTCATCAAGAAGTTCAAACAGAAGGGCTGCCGCATCTATCAGCATCCCTTCGGCTACCGCTCTGTGCATTACCTGGTCAAGTTTGACTACTCCAAGAAAGAATCGATTCCAGTGGAAATCCAGGTCCGTACGGTTTTAGAGGAGGCCTGGAGCGAGATGGATCACAGGATAAGGTATCCATACAGCGGAGATGCCCCGGCCCTGTCGCCATACTTGCTGCTGCTCAACAGATTGCTCGGCAGTGCTGATGAAATGGGTTCTTTCATCAAGCTTTTGAAGAAAGAAATCGACAGCAACTATCAGTTTCAGCAATACAAGCCAGCCGAAGGCAGGAACCTGATCAAAGGGCTGGGCAATACTGTGGAGGCATTGCAACTGGAAGGAAGAGCAAAGGCCCTTCTCGAAGAGCGGGTCAGTTCACTGGAAGGGTATCTTTCCGCTGTACGCGCCATTCTCACCAACAGTCAGGGCGAAAACAGTTGCACTGCAGATGTTTCCCGTTTCCCTAGAACCCCGCCCATAGAGGTAAACAAGATAGACCTGAAACAATGA